From a region of the Phaseolus vulgaris cultivar G19833 chromosome 6, P. vulgaris v2.0, whole genome shotgun sequence genome:
- the LOC137832181 gene encoding tropinone reductase-like 3 has protein sequence MERIKLGKRFEGKVAIVTASTLGIGFSIAQRLGLEGAYVVISSRKQQNVDEAAAKLRAKGIEVLPVICHVSNAQHRKNLIDKTLQKYGKIDVVVSNAAVHPSVDPILQTQESILDKLWEINVKSTILLLKDASPHLKKGSSVVLISSLAAYNPPPTMAMYGVTKTAVLGLTKALASEMAPNTRVNCVVPGIVPTHFVALYTSNDATREEIERTTLIGRLGTAEEMAAATAFLASDDASYITGENLVVSGGMPSRL, from the exons ATGGAGAGGATCAAACTTGGCAAGAGATTTGAAGGTAAGGTGGCCATTGTGACGGCTTCCACCCTGGGAATCGGCTTTAGCATAGCCCAGAGGCTTGGTTTGGAGGGTGCATATGTTGTCATCTCTTCTCGGAAACAG CAAAATGTTGATGAGGCTGCTGCCAAACTGAGAGCTAAAGGAATCGAAGTATTGCCTGTTATTTGTCACGTTTCAAATGCCCAACACAGGAAGAATTTGATCGATAAAACTTTACAG AAGTATGGAAAGATAGATGTTGTTGTGTCGAATGCTGCCGTACATCCTTCTGTAGATCCCATTTTGCAAACACAAGAATCGATCCTTGACAAGCTGTGGGAGATAAATGTCAAATCCACTATACTTCTTCTCAAG GATGCATCTCCTCACTTGAAGAAGGGTTCTTCTGTTGTACTCATTTCCTCACTTGCTGCTTATAACCCACCACCTACTATGGCTATGTATGGAGTGACCAAAACAGCAGTTCTTGGACTTACCAAA GCTCTGGCTAGTGAAATGGCACCCAACACTCGGGTGAATTGTGTTGTTCCTGGAATTGTGCCAACTCATTTTGTTGCACTTTATACCTCTAATGATGCTACA AGGGAGGAAATTGAAAGGACGACATTGATTGGAAGGCTTGGTACAGCTGAAGAAATGGCTGCTGCAACAGCGTTTTTGGCGTCTGATGATGCTTCTTACATAACAGGAGAAAACCTCGTGGTTTCTGGGGGAATGCCTTCCAGGTTGTAG
- the LOC137832182 gene encoding EH domain-containing protein 2-like, which translates to MKTGSRSKEYQEWFNLADSDGDGRISGNEATKFFALSNLSRSQLKQLWTLADVKRQGFLGFPEFVTAMQLVSLAQAGQELNSDILKTQVDKENIKPPVLEGLDALLAQKNLTITTLSDVNGIAQPQVLPTNWWFGSKSSKKLPLNSVTSIIDGLKRLYIERLKPLEVAYRYNDFVSPLLTNTDFDAKPMVMLLGQYSTGKTTFIKHLLRCDYPGAHVGPEPTTDRFVVVMSGSDERSIPGNTIAVDADMPFSGLTTFGGSFLSKFQCSQMPHPLLDEITLVDTPGVLSGEKQRTQRSYDFTGVVSWFAAKCDLILLLFDPHKLDISDEFKRVITSLRGNDDKIRVVLNKADQVDTQQLMRVYGALMWSLGKVLNTPEVSRVYIGSFNDKPIDEGFVSPLGQDLFEKEQNNLLADLIDIPKKACDRRINEFVKRARSAKIHAYIISHLKKEMPAIMGKAKAQQRLTDNLEEEFAKVQREFHLPAGDFPNVEHFREVLNSYSIDKFEKLKPKMIQAVDDMLGYEIPELLKKFRNPYD; encoded by the exons ATGAAGACCGGGTCGCGTTCCAAAGAGTATCAGGAATGGTTCAATTTGGCTGATTCAG ACGGTGATGGACGAATCTCTGGGAACGAGGCTACTAAGTTCTTCGCTCTCTCCAACTTGTCGCGCTCGCAACTCAAACAGCTTTGGACTCTCGCCGACGTCAAACGACAGGGGTTTTTGGGTTTCCCGGAGTTCGTTACTGCAATGCAG TTGGTTTCGCTGGCGCAAGCAGGGCAAGAACTTAACTCAGACATCCTCAAAACTCAAG TTGATAAGGAAAATATTAAACCTCCTGTACTAGAAGGACTCGATGCTTTATTAGCA CAAAAGAATTTAACAATTACTACCCTGTCCGATGTAAACG GGATTGCTCAGCCTCAAGTGTTGCCAACTAATTGGTGGTTTGGTTCAAAATCTTCAAAGAAA TTACCTCTCAATTCAGTTACATCAATCATTGATGGCTTGAAGAGATTATATATCGAGAGACTAAAGCCGTTGGAAGTTGCTTACCGATATAATGATTTTGTATCTCCATTGTTG ACCAACACTGATTTTGATGCCAAACCCATGGTTATGCTTCTCGGTCAATATTCCACAGGAAAAACTACATTTATAAAACATTTGTTAAGATGTGATTATCCGG GAGCACATGTTGGACCAGAGCCTACCACTGATAGATTTGTTGTTGTAATG TCTGGATCTGATGAGAGGAGTATTCCTGGAAATACCATTGCTGTTGATGCTGACATGCCTTTCAGCGGCTTGACAACATTTGGAGGTTCTTTTTTATCAAAGTTCCAATGTTCTCAAATGCCACATCCT CTGTTAGATGAAATAACACTTGTGGACACTCCTGGAGTCCTATCTGGAGAGAAACAGAGGACTCAACGAAGCTATGATTTCACTGGTGTTGTGTCTTGGTTTGCTGCAAAATGTGATCTCATTCTTCTCCTGTTTGATCCTCATAAACTAGACATCAGTGATGAGTTTAAACGCGTGATCACGTCTTTACGTGGTAATGATGACAAGATACGAGTGGTTTTGAATAAGGCAGATCAAGTTGACACTCAACAA CTTATGAGAGTTTATGGAGCATTGATGTGGTCACTGGGGAAAGTTCTAAATACTCCCGAAGTTTCACGTGTATACATTGG CTCATTTAATGATAAGCCTATAGATGAAGGCTTCGTTAGTCCACTAGGACAGGATCTGTTTGAGAAGGAACAAAATAATCTGCTGGCAGATTTGATAGATATTCCAAAGAAGGCATGTGATCGCCGG ATCAATGAATTTGTGAAACGTGCTAGATCTGCTAAAATCCATGCGTATATAATTAGCCACCTTAAGAAGGAGATGCCTGCAATAATGGGCAAAGCCAAGGCTCAACAGAGACTTACTGACAATCTTGAGGAAGAATTTGCAAAG GTTCAAAGAGAGTTTCATCTACCTGCTGGTGATTTTCCCAATGTTGAACACTTCAGAGAAGTATTGAATAGTTATAGCATcgacaaatttgaaaaattaaagcCCAAAATGATTCAAGCCGTGGATGACATGCTTGGATATGAAATACCAGAGCTTTTAAAGAAATTCAGAAATCCTTATGATTAA
- the LOC137833147 gene encoding RPM1-interacting protein 4-like, protein MPQHSHHVPKFGNWDSDNVPYTAYFEHARARREKGGKMMNPNDPMENPEAFKNKCMRVGENMVDADEVMGSHGYSHNRNSLENGRFGNNTQRHMRGRSRGSDGGFTAEFVSEQSHVDHSVNHRKPQSDHKRNISKGGSSIKSFSSSSHNTNKSRNSSFNDQPNHRAPAIPKFGTWDVTNPNSGEGYTAIFTKIKEERQIKSTNITNTPPLHKSNIENQYAGSFSWLSKYCCCGLQVKTNESRI, encoded by the exons ATGCCT CAACATTCTCATCACGTTCCCAAGTTTGGCAACTGGGACAGTGACAACGTTCCATACACTGCATACTTCGAGCATGCACGCGCACGCAGAGAAAAGGGTGGGAAGATGATGAATCCTAATGACCCAATGGAAAACCCTGAGGCCTTCAAGAACAAGTGCATGAGAGTTGGTGAAAATATGGTTGATGCTGATGAAGTGATGGGTTCTCATGGGTATTCCCACAACAGAAATTCATTGGAAAATGGAAGGTTTGGGAACAACACTCAACGGCACATGCGTGGCAGGAGCAGGGGAAGTGATGGTGGCTTCACAGCAGAGTTTGTGAGTGAACAGAGCCATGTTGATCACTCTGTGAACCACAGAAAACCCCAATCAGATCACAAGCGGAACATATCCAAAGGAGGAAGCAGCATTAAGAGCTTCTCTTCCTCGAGTCATAATACAAACAAGAGTAGAAACTCTTCCTTTAATGACCAACCG AACCATAGAGCACCTGCAATACCCAAATTTGGTACTTGGGATGTTACAAATCCCAATTCAGGAGAGGGTTATACTGCAATATTCACCAAAATAAAAGAAGAGAGGCAAATCAAGTCCACCAACATCACCAACACTCCACCACTTCACAAATCAAATATTGAGAATCAATATGCAGGATCTTTCTCCTGGTTGTCTAAG TACTGTTGCTGTGGTTTGCAAGTCAAAACAAATGAAAGCAGAATCTAG
- the LOC137832183 gene encoding uncharacterized protein, with amino-acid sequence MEDERGIFLANNKDEHLALDRTAELKNFRSYMRWVYVDHSNVWKAGFSWSVFFTLAFVVPILSHFLLDCPTCDQDHSRPYHIPVQISLSVFAALSFISISSWDRKYGFSKFLFLDKLGDESLKIQRGYSEQMQGTMKLIFRWGLPCFIAECGYKIWWYVSGVSQIPHYGNMYVSSIILCTFELCSWIYRTSLFFLVCVLFRLICYLQILRLDEFARVFHRETEVGSIMLEHLRMRRNLRIISHRFRGFILSSLLLVTASQLIFLLMATKPHADVDIMKAGELALVSITLVSGLFLLLRGATKITHKAHSVTGLAAKWHICATINSFDNIEGETPTSAHAISAQAIAANISWVSSDDEEGDGEDELDNAKLIPIYTQTISFHKRQALVTYLENNRAGITVFGFMLDRTWLHSIFGIQLALCLWLLNKTIGV; translated from the exons ATGGAAGATGAAAGAGGGATTTTCCTGGCAAACAACAAAGATGAGCATCTAGCACTTGATAGAACAGCAGAATTGAAGAACTTCAGATCATACATGAGATGGGTTTACGTGGATCACTCCAACGTGTGGAAAGCTGGTTTCTCTTGGTCCGTGTTCTTCACCTTGGCCTTTGTTGTTCCCATACTTTCACACTTTCTACTTGATTGCCCCACCTGCGACCAAGATCATAGTCGACCGTACCACATACCAGTGCAGATTTCTCTCTCCGTCTTTGCAGCCCTCTCTTTCATCAGTATTTCTTCGTGGGATCGTAAGTATGGCTTCAGCAAGTTTCTCTTCCTTGATAAATTAGGTGATGAAAGCCTCAAAATTCAACGAGGGTACTCTGAACAGATGCAG GGAACCATGAAGCTCATCTTTAGGTGGGGGCTTCCCTGTTTCATAGCAGAATGTGGCTACAAGATATGGTGGTACGTCTCAGGAGTATCACAAATACCACATTACGGTAATATGTACGTGAGCAGCATCATTCTGTGCACATTTGAGCTATGTTCCtggatttatagaacctccctTTTCTTCCTGGTGTGTGTTCTCTTTCGACTTATCTGCTACTTACAAATACTCAGACTAGATGAGTTTGCTAGAGTTTTTCATCGGGAAACTGAGGTGGGGTCAATCATGCTTGAGCACCTTAGAATGAGAAGGAATCTTAGGATCATAAGCCATCGTTTCCGAGGTTTCATTTTATCTTCTCTGCTTTTGGTGACAGCAAGCCAACTCATTTTTCTGCTTATGGCTACAAAACCCCATGCTGATGTTGATATCATGAAGGCTGGAGAGCTTGCG TTAGTGTCCATCACCCTGGTGAGTGGACTTTTCTTACTCTTGCGAGGTGCAACCAAGATCACACATAAAGCACACTCCGTTACGGGCCTTGCAGCTAAGTGGCATATATGTGCTACCATAAATTCATTTGACAACATTGAAGGAGAGACACCAACATCTGCGCATGCAATTTCAGCCCAAGCTATTGCTGCTAATATTAGTTGGGTATCATCGGATGATGAGGAAGGAGATGGGGAGGATGAGTTGGATAACGCCAAATTGATACCAATTTACACCCAAACAATCTCATTCCACAAGAGGCAGGCTCTAG TGACATACTTGGAGAACAATAGAGCAGGAATCACAGTCTTTGGATTCATGCTTGACAGAACCTGGCTCCATTCCATTTTTGGAATTCAATTGGCTCTTTGCCTTTGGCTACTTAACAAGACAATTGGTGTTTAG
- the LOC137832184 gene encoding ubiquinol oxidase 4, chloroplastic/chromoplastic, whose translation MAAILSSSLFATSSLPKPFSYSRTHTAPQFLRARASLLQDNEEKVIVQDSFPSKSSPLHTANGKSAADSINTSAFEKRIIKVEQSVNIFLTDSVIKILDTLYHDRDYARFYVLETIARVPYFAFMSVLHMYESFGWWRRADYLKVHFAESWNEMHHLLIMEELGGNAWWFDRFLAQHIAIFYYIMTVLMYAVSPRMAYHFSECVESHAFETYDKFIKAQGEELKKMPPPEVAVNYYTGDDLYLFDEFQTSRVPNSRRPKIENLYDVFVNIRDDEAEHCKTMKACQTHGNLRSPHSYAEDDDVSVCALEADCEGIVDCIKKSVTPNPAKVK comes from the exons ATGGCGGCTATTCTCTCTTCTTCACTCTTTGCTACCTCCTCTCTCCCCAAACCATTTTCTTATTCCCGAACTCATACCGCTCCACAATTTCTCAG GGCTCGCGCTTCTCTCCTTCAGGATAACGAGGAAAAAGTGATCGTGCAAGACTCCTTCCCCTCCAAATCATCTCCACTTCACACCGCTAATGGAAAATCTGCTGCGGACTCAATTAACACCTCTGCGTTTGAGAAGCGGATTATCAAGGTCGAACAATCGGTCAATATCTTTCTCACG GATTCTGTGATAAAGATACTTGATACTCTGTACCATGATAGAGACTACGCCAGGTTTTATGTGCTGGAGACTATTGCCAGGGTTCCTTACTTTG CCTTTATGTCAGTTCTCCATATGTATGAGAGTTTTGGATGGTGGAGAAGAGCAGATTATTTGAAAGTACATTTCGCTGAGAGCTGGAATGAAATGCATCATTTGCTCATCATGGAA GAACTAGGAGGGAATGCTTGGTGGTTTGATCGGTTTCTTGCTCAGCATATtgcaatattttattatattatgacAGTTTTAATGTATGCAGTAAGTCCAAGAATGGCAT ATCACTTTTCTGAATGTGTAGAGAGTCATGCATTTGAAACTTATGACAAATTTATCAAGGCCCAAGGAG aggaattaaaaaaaatgccGCCTCCTGAGGTTGCTGTGAATTATTATACAGGAGATGACTTGTATTTATTTG ATGAATTTCAAACTTCCAGAGTTCCAAATTCTAGAAGACCTAAGATAG AGAATCTATACGACGTATTTGTAAATATCAGAGATGACGAAGCTGAACATTGTAAGACAATGAAGGCTTGTCAAACCCATGGGAACCTCCGGTCACCTCATTCATATGCAGAGGATGATGATGTTTCAGTCTGTGCTCTGGAAGCAGATTGTGAAGGAATAGTAGACTGTATAAAGAAATCGGTTACTCCTAATCCAGCCAAGGTCAAGTAA